The Rhipicephalus sanguineus isolate Rsan-2018 chromosome 7, BIME_Rsan_1.4, whole genome shotgun sequence genome includes a window with the following:
- the LOC119400337 gene encoding uncharacterized protein LOC119400337: MGGFTCCVPGCFNNSSKRKGLGFYVFPKETKLRQLWLQRINRAGQRGKFSKFVPTTGHRVCGEHFEGGKKTYMVRVPTVFPLKQKIIKKRRQIQVKRTLPANRVEVQQPHSEETSNDENSTDLCSATENTACDTFEEHSYTYHEHNENDLLKRQQESIHHLEQELEKAKAVITALKKELEEKTKANADSARLYNRLQQKNRCLVLEISRLSGCLRKASKTKRTEFEYDVLAQNEKRLRYYTGFASRLHLEAFWSLLEDDVNSLQFWNMKGTANEDRKFLLPLKTQLIIVLMRLRLGLDGADLAFR; the protein is encoded by the exons ATGGGTGGATTCACATGTTGTGTTCCTGGATGCTTCAACAACAGTTCGAAACGAAAGGgcctcggattttacgtgttcccGAAAGAGACGAAGCTTCGGCAGCTTTGGCTGCAGCGTATCAACAGAGCTGgacagcgtggcaa GTTCTCAAAGTTCGTGCCCACAACAGGCCACAGAGTTTGCGGCGAACACTTCGAAGGAGGGAAGAAAACGTATATGGTTCGGGTACCGACAGTCTTTCCACTTAAGCAAAAAATTATAAAGAAGCGTCGACAAATTCAAGTGAAG CGCACTCTACCTGCCAACCGTGTTGAAGTGCAACAGCCACACAGCGAGGAAACATCAAATGATGAAAACAGCACCGACTTGTGCAGTGCCACTGAGAACACTGCTTGTGATACATTCGAAGAACACTCATATACATATCATGAGCACAATGAAAATGATCTGctaaagaggcagcaagaatCCATTCACCATCTTGAGCAGGAACTAGAAAAAGCTAAAGCAGTAATTACTGCATTGAAGAAGgagttagaggagaaaacaaaggctAATGCAGATTCAGCAAGGCTGTATAACCGCCTTCAGCAAAAGAACAGATGTTTGGTGCTTGAAATATCACGTTTGAGTGGTTGCCTCAGAAAGGCctccaaaacaaaaagaacagagtTTGAATACGATGTCTTGGCTCAGAACGAAAAGAGACTGCGCTACTATACTGGATTCGCATCACGCCTGCATTTGGAGGCATTTTGGTCGCTGTTAGAAGACGACGTGAACAGCCTGCAATTTTGGAATATGAAAGGAACTGCAAATGAAGACAGAAAGTTTCTGCTGCCGCTCAAGACACAGTTAATAATTGTGCTTATGAGACTTCGGCTGGGACTTGACGGAGCCGACCTTGCATTCAGGTGA